In the Orenia marismortui DSM 5156 genome, one interval contains:
- a CDS encoding SDR family oxidoreductase, producing MLKDKVIVITGAGSGLGKVMSVLFAQKGAKLILVGRGLDKLERTAKLVRDIEGYADIFTADITVYEEVKRLFKFVKAEYYRVDILINNAGVGSFGKLEDLSLEEIDKMVDTNLKGTIFCTQKALSLMKLEDQGQIVNIISTAGKRGKAEESVYSASKFGVSGLTKSLQQELKESKIKITGVYVGGMETPFWEGVRDDISAFMSADNVAEAILELLDKPKNMNVSEIVIDRN from the coding sequence ATGCTAAAAGATAAAGTTATAGTAATTACTGGTGCAGGAAGTGGTTTAGGTAAAGTAATGTCAGTATTATTTGCCCAAAAAGGAGCTAAGCTTATATTAGTTGGGAGAGGTTTAGATAAGCTAGAGAGGACTGCTAAGCTGGTTAGAGATATAGAAGGTTATGCAGATATATTTACAGCAGATATTACAGTTTATGAAGAGGTAAAGAGATTATTTAAGTTTGTCAAAGCAGAATATTATAGGGTTGATATTCTAATTAATAATGCTGGAGTAGGAAGTTTTGGTAAATTGGAAGACTTATCATTAGAGGAGATTGATAAGATGGTAGATACAAATTTAAAAGGAACTATATTCTGTACACAAAAAGCATTATCTTTAATGAAGTTAGAAGATCAAGGACAAATAGTAAATATTATCTCTACAGCAGGTAAAAGAGGAAAGGCAGAAGAGAGTGTTTATTCTGCTAGTAAATTTGGGGTAAGTGGTTTGACTAAAAGTTTACAACAAGAGTTAAAAGAAAGTAAAATTAAAATTACAGGAGTTTATGTAGGTGGGATGGAAACACCATTTTGGGAAGGGGTTAGAGATGATATTTCAGCATTTATGTCAGCTGATAATGTAGCAGAAGCTATTTTAGAATTACTTGATAAACCTAAGAATATGAATGTATCTGAAATTGTTATTGATAGAAATTGA
- a CDS encoding bifunctional aconitate hydratase 2/2-methylisocitrate dehydratase codes for MEKLLKVLKDYKQKAIERRKNYNLDPRPLNEDQVKELVNALTLDGLSEKKFTIFEEESLDKLVLRLLSQEVRRGTFPSSYAKAQGLAKIISGDLKSDYLSSDEALKLLDKMQGGAATIELLNLLEEDHYFEEILKLLKDTVLVNRSEFDRLIDLAKENNTVVDLIKSWAEREFAQEWNLKDKYQGLSIKVGDNITTGHLSPSKNADSRTDHPLHAQFIMDGREDEADFLDRLQNLKEKNEDIFFVAGSALGEGSSRKSATYTMLQVLGKPVDGEPEKKAGGVVIAKSMAPIFKVSLVASGILPIICDTDNIKEGDALELDLENRKLIVNGEQVIEVKLPIPFQLDKIAAGGMTTFDAGNELQKWAVEYCLDNNIDFDQTKIPAKVEQAEDRVPQTLAQKIVGMNRLDGKDTILAGETAEVKIRGAFSQDTTGPMTLEEYQAMAGGDFGSFVVQSLCHTGECPSSEDRDRHKFIDEFVTKRGGVCLETGEGIIHTIGNRFVLPTDVIVGGDSHTRTPQGVSFPAASDIIAGAMKYGKQDLTMDESVRVIFKGNPKEGITARDLVSTLVVYADKTVGKDIYTGRIIEMEGVEFLDADERYILTNAVAERSASAGTVPADEVTIAAVEKNLEYLKSRPDADSCPSVKDTIKAIEDYLADPVLLKGDEDADYAATIEIPLDEVDEPLVAKPHHPDNVAPLSEVAGTKLDEVFIGSCVGGDLESIRAAARIIEGQKVPHGVNFVVCPASRDIYNELAKDGSLAKLTAAGATITMPGCGLCMGNKRRIGAGSTALTTTTRNYQSRIGPADSQTYLGSAHVAAMAAVLGKFPTVEEYFDMFK; via the coding sequence ATGGAGAAGCTATTAAAGGTTTTAAAAGATTATAAGCAGAAAGCAATAGAGAGAAGAAAGAACTATAATTTAGATCCAAGGCCTTTGAATGAGGATCAGGTTAAAGAGCTAGTTAATGCTTTAACCTTAGATGGGTTATCAGAAAAGAAATTTACTATCTTTGAAGAAGAGAGCTTAGATAAGTTAGTGTTAAGGTTATTATCACAAGAGGTAAGAAGAGGGACTTTCCCATCTTCTTATGCTAAGGCTCAAGGACTAGCTAAAATCATTAGTGGAGATTTAAAAAGTGATTATTTATCTTCAGATGAAGCCTTAAAATTGTTAGATAAGATGCAAGGTGGAGCAGCTACTATTGAGTTGCTTAATTTATTAGAAGAAGATCATTATTTTGAAGAGATATTAAAATTATTAAAGGATACAGTCTTGGTCAATCGATCTGAATTTGATAGATTAATTGATTTAGCTAAGGAGAATAATACGGTTGTAGATTTAATTAAAAGTTGGGCTGAAAGGGAATTTGCACAAGAGTGGAACTTAAAAGATAAATATCAGGGATTATCTATTAAAGTTGGAGATAATATTACTACAGGGCACTTAAGCCCATCTAAAAATGCTGACAGTAGAACTGACCATCCCTTACATGCACAATTTATTATGGATGGTAGAGAAGATGAAGCAGATTTCTTAGATAGATTGCAGAATTTAAAAGAGAAAAATGAAGATATCTTTTTTGTAGCAGGGTCAGCATTAGGAGAAGGTTCTTCTAGAAAGTCAGCTACTTATACTATGTTACAAGTCTTAGGTAAGCCAGTAGATGGAGAACCAGAAAAGAAGGCTGGAGGAGTAGTTATTGCTAAAAGTATGGCTCCTATATTTAAGGTTTCTTTAGTGGCATCTGGTATTTTACCTATTATTTGTGATACAGATAATATCAAAGAAGGAGATGCTTTAGAGTTAGATTTAGAGAATAGAAAATTAATAGTTAATGGAGAGCAAGTGATAGAGGTAAAACTTCCTATTCCATTCCAATTAGATAAGATAGCTGCTGGAGGAATGACTACCTTTGATGCAGGAAATGAGCTACAGAAATGGGCAGTTGAATACTGTTTAGATAATAACATTGATTTTGATCAGACTAAAATACCTGCTAAAGTTGAACAAGCAGAAGATAGAGTACCACAGACTCTAGCGCAAAAGATTGTAGGAATGAATAGATTAGATGGTAAGGATACTATCTTAGCAGGAGAGACGGCTGAGGTTAAAATTAGAGGTGCATTTTCTCAGGATACTACAGGTCCAATGACTTTAGAAGAGTATCAAGCTATGGCTGGGGGAGATTTTGGATCATTTGTAGTTCAAAGCCTATGCCATACTGGAGAATGCCCATCTAGTGAAGATAGAGATAGACATAAGTTTATTGATGAATTTGTGACTAAACGTGGTGGAGTATGCTTAGAGACAGGAGAAGGAATTATCCATACTATCGGTAACCGTTTTGTATTACCTACTGATGTAATTGTAGGTGGAGATTCTCATACTAGAACTCCACAAGGGGTTTCCTTCCCAGCGGCTTCTGATATTATTGCTGGTGCTATGAAGTATGGTAAACAAGACTTAACTATGGATGAATCTGTTAGAGTTATCTTTAAAGGCAATCCTAAAGAAGGTATTACAGCTAGAGATTTAGTCTCTACTTTAGTAGTTTATGCTGATAAGACTGTTGGTAAAGATATTTATACGGGTAGAATTATTGAGATGGAAGGTGTAGAGTTCTTAGATGCCGATGAACGCTATATTTTAACAAATGCAGTAGCTGAGAGAAGTGCTTCTGCTGGTACAGTTCCAGCCGATGAAGTGACTATTGCAGCGGTTGAGAAGAATCTAGAATATTTAAAATCTAGACCTGATGCAGATAGTTGTCCATCTGTAAAGGATACAATCAAAGCTATAGAGGATTATTTAGCTGATCCAGTATTATTAAAAGGTGATGAAGATGCAGACTATGCAGCTACTATTGAGATTCCTTTAGATGAGGTAGATGAACCATTAGTAGCTAAACCACATCACCCTGATAATGTAGCACCACTATCAGAAGTAGCTGGAACTAAGTTAGATGAAGTATTTATTGGTAGCTGTGTTGGAGGAGATTTAGAGAGTATTAGGGCTGCGGCTAGAATTATAGAAGGTCAGAAGGTACCTCATGGGGTTAACTTTGTGGTATGTCCTGCTTCTAGAGATATTTATAATGAGTTAGCTAAAGACGGAAGTTTAGCTAAATTAACAGCAGCAGGAGCTACAATTACTATGCCAGGTTGTGGATTATGTATGGGTAATAAGCGTAGGATTGGAGCAGGGTCAACTGCATTAACAACTACAACTAGAAATTACCAATCTAGAATTGGACCTGCTGATTCTCAAACCTACTTAGGTAGTGCTCATGTAGCAGCTATGGCAGCTGTGTTAGGTAAGTTTCCAACAGTAGAAGAATATTTTGATATGTTTAAATAA
- a CDS encoding chemotaxis protein CheW — protein MSDINQFIIFKLATEEFGVEITKVQEIIKPQAVTKLPQTANFIEGIINLRGDIITIIDLRKRLDFELNTDSEDRILVVKINGVDVGFIVDDASEVIRIDSEKISKSSGGIAGIKNEYIDGIGKLEDRLIILLNLDKLLSTEEKVTLEEIAESHQ, from the coding sequence ATGTCAGATATTAACCAATTTATTATTTTTAAGTTAGCTACAGAAGAATTTGGGGTTGAAATTACTAAAGTACAAGAGATCATTAAGCCGCAAGCTGTTACTAAGTTACCTCAGACAGCTAATTTTATTGAAGGAATCATTAATTTAAGAGGAGATATAATTACTATTATTGATTTAAGAAAGAGGCTAGACTTTGAACTTAATACTGATTCAGAGGATAGGATTTTAGTGGTGAAGATTAATGGTGTAGATGTTGGATTTATTGTTGATGATGCATCTGAAGTGATTAGAATTGATAGTGAAAAGATAAGTAAGTCTAGTGGAGGTATAGCAGGAATCAAAAATGAATACATTGATGGAATTGGTAAATTAGAAGACAGGTTAATTATATTATTAAATCTTGATAAGTTATTATCTACCGAAGAAAAGGTTACTTTAGAAGAAATAGCAGAAAGTCATCAATAA
- the pulA gene encoding type I pullulanase, with product MAQFKYLSDIKVKGLQGTQNRLGACYSPKETKFSVWSPNSKRVDLVLYKEAFDLQEADNIYEMNKGDNGIWTLVLSGDHKNKFYHYRVERGEEVYYAVDPYARSVSQNGLKGAIIDLEETNPKGWKSDKRPSLKTPENSIIYEMHVRDFSISPNSGMKYKGKYLAFTEEGTTLAGSKIRTGIDHLKELGITHLHLLPVFDYGSVDESKDEEYNWGYDPMNYNAPEGSYSTDSTDPLSRVREFKEMVLALHRNGIRVVMDVVYNHTYRTLASSFGKLAPKSYYRLKEGGEFSNGSGCGNEVASENPMVRKFIVDSVKYWAEEYHIDGFRFDLMALHDKDTMKLIEQTLHKIDPNILIYGEPWMADYSPLAEEEQMRKGEQKNLRIGVFNDNLRDAIKGSTRGEDRGYATGKISNINYVKEGIVAAINSFAANPEEVINYVSAHDDLALWDKIEKSNPVDSNESKIKMNNFCNAIVLTSQGIPFLHGGVEILRTKYGVENSYNAPDRINQIEWEKKAENLDSFLYYKGLIKLRKEHPAFRMNNSKDIKEHLEFIDTRDGIIMYRLIDHANGDDWEEILVILNPNHEFKTVDLPDKEEWKVVVKDQKAGVEVLETINSSEVLVPGISAMVLYK from the coding sequence ATGGCTCAGTTTAAGTATCTTTCAGATATTAAAGTTAAAGGATTACAAGGTACTCAAAACAGATTAGGAGCTTGTTATAGTCCTAAAGAAACGAAGTTTTCGGTTTGGTCACCTAATTCTAAGCGAGTAGATCTAGTTCTGTATAAAGAAGCTTTTGATCTCCAAGAAGCTGATAATATATATGAGATGAATAAAGGGGATAATGGGATTTGGACTTTAGTCTTATCTGGTGATCATAAGAATAAGTTCTATCATTATCGAGTAGAACGTGGAGAAGAAGTATATTATGCAGTAGATCCTTATGCTAGATCTGTGTCACAAAATGGTCTAAAAGGAGCAATAATTGATTTAGAAGAAACAAACCCCAAGGGTTGGAAGAGTGATAAGCGACCAAGTTTAAAAACACCTGAGAATTCTATCATTTATGAGATGCATGTTAGAGATTTTTCTATTTCTCCGAATTCAGGAATGAAATATAAAGGTAAATATTTAGCTTTTACAGAGGAAGGAACAACTTTAGCAGGGAGTAAGATTAGAACGGGAATTGATCATTTGAAGGAGTTAGGAATTACTCATCTTCATTTATTACCTGTATTTGATTATGGTAGTGTCGATGAAAGTAAAGATGAAGAATATAATTGGGGCTATGATCCAATGAACTACAATGCTCCAGAAGGTTCTTATTCTACCGATTCTACAGACCCTTTATCAAGAGTTAGAGAGTTTAAAGAGATGGTTTTAGCATTACATAGGAATGGTATTAGAGTAGTTATGGATGTTGTTTATAACCATACTTATAGAACTTTGGCTTCAAGCTTTGGGAAGTTAGCTCCTAAATCTTATTATCGTCTGAAAGAAGGTGGAGAATTTTCTAATGGCTCAGGATGTGGTAATGAAGTGGCTTCAGAGAATCCGATGGTTCGTAAATTTATTGTTGATTCTGTTAAATATTGGGCTGAAGAATATCACATTGATGGCTTTAGATTTGACTTAATGGCCTTACATGATAAAGATACTATGAAGTTAATTGAGCAAACTCTTCACAAAATTGATCCTAATATTTTAATTTATGGTGAACCCTGGATGGCAGATTATTCTCCATTAGCTGAAGAAGAACAAATGCGAAAAGGAGAGCAGAAGAACTTAAGAATTGGGGTATTTAATGATAATTTAAGAGATGCTATTAAAGGTAGTACTCGAGGAGAAGATAGAGGTTATGCTACTGGTAAAATCAGTAATATTAATTATGTGAAAGAAGGTATTGTTGCTGCTATTAATTCTTTTGCTGCTAACCCAGAAGAAGTTATTAATTATGTTTCTGCTCATGATGATTTGGCCCTATGGGATAAAATTGAGAAGAGCAATCCTGTAGATAGTAATGAAAGTAAGATTAAAATGAATAACTTTTGTAATGCTATTGTATTGACATCTCAGGGGATTCCCTTCTTACATGGGGGAGTTGAGATATTACGTACTAAATATGGTGTTGAAAATAGTTATAATGCTCCTGATAGAATTAACCAAATTGAATGGGAAAAGAAAGCTGAAAATTTAGATAGCTTTTTATATTATAAAGGTTTAATAAAGCTTAGAAAAGAACATCCTGCCTTTAGAATGAATAATTCTAAGGATATCAAAGAACATTTAGAATTTATTGATACTAGGGATGGGATAATTATGTATCGGTTAATAGATCATGCAAATGGTGATGATTGGGAGGAAATTTTAGTAATTTTAAATCCTAATCATGAATTTAAGACTGTAGATTTACCAGATAAAGAAGAATGGAAGGTAGTAGTTAAAGACCAAAAGGCTGGAGTAGAAGTTTTGGAGACTATTAATAGTTCTGAAGTTTTGGTTCCTGGTATTAGTGCTATGGTTCTTTATAAATAA
- a CDS encoding zinc ribbon domain-containing protein — MRSKVKCPDCGSVNYTVTDHCMHCSGDLKEKKDLGRSLMDRMYSILGFSFIF, encoded by the coding sequence ATGAGAAGTAAAGTTAAGTGTCCAGATTGTGGTAGTGTGAATTATACTGTTACAGATCATTGTATGCATTGTAGTGGTGATTTGAAAGAGAAGAAGGATTTAGGTAGAAGTCTAATGGATAGAATGTATTCTATCTTAGGTTTTTCTTTTATATTTTAA